The Candidatus Binatia bacterium genome includes a window with the following:
- a CDS encoding class I SAM-dependent methyltransferase translates to MASQVDLLELYENSVMAPDEDCAFFDELYLKLRGAKPEVLREDFCGTAKIATAWCEADETRRAIGVDLDQPTLEWGRERNVVPSTAADRIELVHGNVLDPLTTKADITCANNFSYCIFKKRAELKAYLAAAFEGLRSDGLIFLEIYGGLDAMKECEEERDLDDMVYIWDQHSFDPLTHETLCYIHYQFPDGSKRKKAFTYDWRLWTIPELRDLLEEVGFAEVRLYWEGLEEEADDDGLYYGNGEYEDVTTVAVEQQETYLVYVVGLK, encoded by the coding sequence ATGGCCTCACAGGTCGACTTGCTGGAACTGTACGAGAATTCGGTCATGGCACCGGACGAGGATTGCGCCTTTTTCGACGAGCTTTATCTGAAGTTGCGGGGTGCAAAGCCGGAAGTCTTGCGAGAGGATTTCTGCGGCACGGCAAAAATTGCCACCGCCTGGTGCGAGGCGGATGAGACTCGCCGAGCCATTGGTGTGGACCTCGACCAGCCAACTTTGGAATGGGGTCGCGAGCGCAATGTGGTGCCCTCGACGGCCGCCGACCGAATCGAGTTGGTCCATGGGAATGTTCTGGATCCGCTGACGACGAAAGCGGATATCACCTGCGCCAATAACTTCAGTTATTGCATCTTCAAGAAGCGGGCAGAGCTCAAGGCTTATCTGGCGGCCGCTTTCGAGGGCTTGCGCTCCGACGGGCTGATCTTTCTGGAGATCTACGGCGGACTCGATGCCATGAAGGAGTGCGAGGAGGAGCGCGATCTGGACGATATGGTCTATATCTGGGATCAGCACTCGTTCGATCCGCTGACCCATGAGACCCTCTGCTACATCCACTACCAGTTTCCGGACGGCTCAAAGCGAAAAAAAGCGTTCACCTACGACTGGCGCTTATGGACCATTCCCGAACTACGAGATCTCCTCGAAGAGGTCGGCTTTGCGGAAGTGCGGCTGTATTGGGAGGGGCTTGAGGAAGAGGCCGACGACGATGGCCTCTATTATGGTAACGGGGAGTATGAAGACGTCACAACGGTCGCTGTCGAGCAGCAAGAGACCTACCTCGTTTACGTGGTCGGACTTAAATAG
- the otsB gene encoding trehalose-phosphatase: MEVRISQLPSALAAFDKIAPPEADLALFLDYDGTLTPIVDRPEDARLSDEMRETVRNLAQRTPVTLVSGRERSEVARLVGLEDLGTVGSHGFDLRGPAGSALRHEVATESLPLLDIAEKTLQERFQDLEGVIVERKRFGLAVHYRLAAPADVPDVCATVATLGEETDGLCVCHGKMVIELRPDVDWDKGKAVLYLLEKLGWERRHPIHIGDDLTDESVFQALAERGIGIYVGEDTVEDRETSAGFRLRNPDEVRTFLKRITARD; the protein is encoded by the coding sequence ATGGAAGTGCGAATTTCTCAACTCCCCTCGGCACTCGCCGCCTTCGACAAGATCGCGCCTCCGGAAGCTGATCTGGCGCTTTTCCTCGACTATGATGGAACCCTTACGCCAATCGTGGATCGTCCCGAGGATGCTCGCCTGTCCGACGAAATGCGCGAGACTGTTCGCAATCTGGCCCAGCGAACGCCCGTCACGCTCGTCAGCGGTCGGGAGCGCAGCGAGGTCGCCCGATTGGTCGGTTTGGAAGATCTCGGAACCGTGGGCAGCCACGGCTTCGATCTCCGGGGCCCGGCGGGGAGCGCCCTCCGTCACGAAGTTGCTACGGAGTCCTTGCCACTTCTGGATATTGCGGAAAAAACTCTGCAGGAACGTTTTCAGGATCTGGAGGGCGTGATCGTGGAACGTAAACGCTTCGGGCTCGCGGTTCATTACCGGTTGGCCGCTCCCGCTGATGTTCCCGATGTCTGCGCAACCGTTGCCACCTTGGGCGAGGAAACCGACGGGTTGTGCGTCTGCCACGGGAAAATGGTCATCGAGCTTCGCCCCGACGTCGACTGGGACAAGGGGAAAGCGGTACTCTATTTGCTGGAAAAGTTGGGCTGGGAGCGCCGACACCCCATTCATATCGGGGACGATCTGACCGATGAAAGCGTTTTTCAGGCGCTCGCCGAACGCGGTATCGGGATCTACGTTGGCGAGGACACAGTCGAAGATCGTGAAACCAGCGCAGGGTTCCGGCTCCGGAATCCTGATGAGGTGAGAACCTTTCTCAAGCGAATCACGGCCCGCGACTGA
- a CDS encoding 3'-5' exonuclease, producing the protein MFKQVMDRVWVFDCEWVPDPLAGRLLFPEVAAESDDRRVMEAMWLHGGATEQEPRPFLKMATCRIVSIAAVLREKDPGGGVKLSLLALPRDPQDQAAIAERSIIGKFLQAVGRDRPQLVGFNSIGADLKILVQRAMILGEPAPAFCRRPDKPWEGVDYFARGSDHNVDIKDAVSGFGRGTPSLHELAVQSGIPGKLDVAGDGVADLWLEDDLAKIVAYNETDALTTYLVWLRLAYFGGHFSAVAYEAEQLRVRELIQSEMEKPERAHLGRFLEEWDRLQTIIQIRD; encoded by the coding sequence GTGTTCAAGCAAGTAATGGATCGTGTTTGGGTTTTTGACTGCGAATGGGTGCCGGACCCCTTGGCCGGTCGTTTGTTGTTTCCGGAGGTCGCTGCAGAATCAGACGACCGACGTGTGATGGAGGCGATGTGGCTGCATGGCGGTGCCACAGAGCAGGAGCCGCGCCCCTTTCTCAAAATGGCCACTTGCCGCATTGTGTCGATCGCCGCCGTGCTGCGCGAGAAAGACCCGGGAGGCGGGGTGAAGCTGTCGCTTCTCGCACTGCCTCGCGATCCGCAAGACCAGGCCGCGATCGCCGAGCGGTCGATCATCGGAAAATTTCTGCAGGCCGTCGGGCGTGACCGCCCGCAGTTGGTTGGTTTCAATTCGATCGGCGCTGATCTCAAAATTCTTGTGCAGCGTGCGATGATTCTTGGCGAGCCGGCCCCGGCTTTTTGTCGACGCCCCGACAAGCCTTGGGAGGGGGTCGATTATTTTGCTCGAGGGAGCGATCATAATGTCGATATCAAGGATGCGGTATCCGGGTTTGGCCGGGGGACGCCGTCCTTGCACGAGCTTGCCGTGCAGTCCGGCATCCCCGGCAAGCTCGATGTGGCCGGAGACGGTGTGGCCGATCTGTGGCTGGAAGACGATTTGGCTAAGATTGTCGCCTATAATGAGACCGATGCGTTGACGACCTACCTCGTATGGCTCCGCCTGGCCTATTTCGGAGGGCATTTTTCCGCCGTCGCCTACGAGGCCGAGCAGCTCCGTGTCCGTGAGTTGATTCAATCGGAAATGGAGAAACCGGAACGGGCCCATTTAGGGCGCTTTCTCGAAGAATGGGATCGTCTGCAGACGATCATTCAGATTCGAGATTGA
- the hspQ gene encoding heat shock protein HspQ encodes MPESAAIFGVGEIVHHNRFDYRGVIVDVDPEFDMDEEWYEKMAKGRPPKDRPWYHVLVHDAVHMTYVAERNLRHVEDPEPIRHPMIEEYFESFSAGRYRPMVALN; translated from the coding sequence GTGCCAGAAAGTGCTGCCATATTCGGAGTCGGGGAAATCGTACACCACAATCGATTCGACTACCGAGGGGTGATCGTGGACGTTGACCCCGAGTTTGATATGGATGAGGAATGGTACGAAAAGATGGCCAAAGGTCGTCCTCCAAAGGATCGACCATGGTATCATGTGCTGGTCCATGATGCAGTCCATATGACCTACGTCGCGGAGCGAAATCTGCGGCATGTTGAGGACCCTGAACCGATTCGCCATCCGATGATCGAAGAATATTTCGAAAGTTTTTCTGCAGGCCGGTACCGACCCATGGTAGCGTTGAACTGA
- a CDS encoding putative lipoprotein, protein MRTIQILGLMMASLWVAGCSISVSVGASLEGSSASISSPFESSSASSTPAKPEDKTAEQQAYLRDIRDFTAAQLKRSDDLDEFRKQLSKVAKKHGVTDWEARASTWVGIGEGIETAGMPTTQAQATIDMLANGHADWASAMRRGYSSAQVAAGAKVSS, encoded by the coding sequence ATGAGAACGATACAAATTCTTGGACTGATGATGGCCTCCTTATGGGTGGCTGGTTGTTCAATTTCGGTAAGCGTGGGCGCTTCGCTCGAAGGAAGCTCGGCTTCGATTTCGAGTCCTTTTGAATCGAGTTCGGCCTCCTCGACTCCGGCCAAACCGGAAGACAAGACTGCAGAGCAGCAGGCGTATTTGCGAGATATTCGCGACTTCACCGCAGCACAGCTGAAACGATCGGACGATCTCGACGAGTTTCGCAAGCAGCTGAGCAAGGTTGCCAAAAAGCATGGTGTGACCGATTGGGAAGCGCGTGCCTCGACTTGGGTGGGGATTGGTGAAGGAATCGAAACTGCGGGCATGCCGACCACGCAGGCGCAGGCGACGATTGATATGCTGGCGAACGGCCATGCGGATTGGGCTTCGGCGATGCGTCGAGGCTATTCCAGCGCGCAGGTCGCCGCAGGTGCCAAGGTCAGCAGTTGA
- a CDS encoding efflux RND transporter periplasmic adaptor subunit: MSKQSKLYLGIVLVLLLIAGGFVYTTADPIPVELQTVESGVVESTVANTRAGTVEACRRARMAPIIGGQVARLPVDEGARVAEGDVILELWNQDLRAQVRLSEGQARASNARVEEACVMARVAAKEADRLASLEGQGIVSEEQTERGVGQAEAQQAGCRAAETQAEVAQAQVEAAKAALERTIMRAPFAGVVAEINGELGEVVTPSPVGVATLPTVDLIDAGCLYVHAPIDEVDAGQVREGMPVRLTLDAFPDAPLEGRVRRVAPYVLDLEKQARTVAVEVDFVDPEAIDALLPGYSADVEIVIAREANRLRIPTEAILEGKRVLKYTPEGLVEELEIQTGISNWRFSEVREGLSSGDQVILSIDREGVEGGASVTPETEEAS, encoded by the coding sequence GTGAGTAAGCAATCCAAACTTTATCTCGGAATCGTTCTGGTGCTTCTGCTGATTGCCGGAGGATTCGTCTATACGACTGCCGATCCAATTCCAGTGGAACTCCAGACTGTCGAGTCCGGAGTGGTTGAGTCAACAGTCGCCAATACCCGGGCGGGGACCGTCGAGGCCTGCCGTCGAGCGCGTATGGCGCCAATCATCGGCGGACAGGTGGCCCGGCTGCCTGTCGATGAAGGGGCTCGAGTCGCCGAGGGCGACGTGATTCTGGAACTTTGGAATCAGGACCTGAGAGCGCAGGTACGTTTATCCGAAGGGCAGGCCCGAGCGTCGAATGCGCGTGTGGAAGAGGCTTGTGTGATGGCGCGAGTGGCAGCCAAGGAAGCCGACCGTCTCGCCAGTCTCGAGGGGCAGGGGATTGTTTCCGAAGAACAGACGGAGCGCGGCGTAGGGCAGGCGGAAGCACAGCAGGCAGGTTGTCGTGCGGCAGAGACGCAGGCCGAAGTCGCCCAAGCTCAGGTGGAGGCGGCGAAGGCGGCTTTGGAGCGAACCATCATGCGAGCACCGTTTGCCGGCGTAGTCGCCGAGATCAATGGCGAATTGGGTGAAGTAGTCACACCGTCCCCCGTAGGGGTCGCGACGCTGCCGACGGTGGACTTGATCGATGCTGGCTGCCTCTACGTGCATGCGCCGATCGATGAGGTAGATGCCGGGCAGGTACGCGAGGGGATGCCGGTGCGGCTTACGTTGGACGCTTTTCCCGACGCACCGCTCGAAGGCCGGGTCCGACGGGTCGCGCCCTATGTTCTTGATCTGGAGAAACAGGCTCGGACGGTGGCTGTCGAAGTCGATTTCGTCGACCCCGAGGCGATCGATGCTCTCTTGCCGGGCTATAGTGCGGATGTCGAGATCGTGATCGCCCGTGAGGCGAACAGACTTCGTATCCCGACCGAAGCGATCCTCGAGGGGAAACGGGTCCTCAAGTATACCCCGGAGGGTCTGGTGGAAGAACTCGAGATCCAGACCGGGATTTCGAATTGGAGGTTCAGCGAGGTCCGCGAGGGCCTCAGCTCCGGCGATCAGGTGATCTTGTCGATCGACCGCGAGGGTGTCGAGGGCGGAGCATCGGTCACGCCGGAAACTGAAGAAGCCTCGTGA